Proteins encoded by one window of Modestobacter marinus:
- a CDS encoding chemotaxis protein CheW — protein sequence MSTATEARSVPATSQLATFWLDGDLYGVEVEHVQEVLRSQSITRVPLAPPAVAGLINLRGQVVTAIELRERLGRPARPEGTEAVVIVVRLHGEAVSLLVDSIADVVDVDVRDFEAPPDTLDGAARELIRGAYKLSGQLLLALDVNRAVGS from the coding sequence ATGAGCACCGCCACCGAGGCCCGCAGCGTGCCGGCCACCAGCCAGCTGGCCACCTTCTGGCTGGACGGCGACCTCTACGGCGTGGAGGTCGAGCACGTCCAGGAGGTGCTGCGCAGCCAGAGCATCACCCGGGTGCCGCTGGCCCCGCCGGCCGTGGCCGGGCTGATCAACCTCCGCGGCCAGGTCGTCACCGCGATCGAGCTGCGGGAGCGGCTCGGCCGCCCGGCCCGGCCCGAGGGCACCGAGGCCGTCGTGATCGTCGTCCGGCTGCACGGCGAGGCGGTCAGCCTGCTGGTCGACAGCATCGCCGACGTCGTGGACGTCGACGTCCGCGACTTCGAGGCCCCGCCGGACACGCTCGACGGCGCGGCCCGCGAGCTGATCCGCGGCGCCTACAAGCTCTCCGGCCAGCTGCTCCTCGCCCTCGACGTGAACCGCGCCGTCGGCAGCTGA
- a CDS encoding methyl-accepting chemotaxis protein, translating into MSTTALPSRRLGWFADRPIGVKIGAVIALLALVVLGTNALAIGRINEMRDGQQAIYTENLKPLNSLSAVQRATAAHRARVLEYAFSDPARQQELIGQMEEKQADVEAGLTEYEPYVVDQAAMDKYLDARAALLQLLTTTAFPLGASGDVAGYAQLVRETMQPYFDDIADGLEEEGIAQSEQASARNAAAADRASDSVTLLLTVSIVSIVVAAALAFLVVRRILATVGSVQRSAQAMAEGDLTVRPEVRDRDEIGQMADSLAAAQDNLRSVMAAVVASSDAVAAASEELSASSAQISSSAEETSAQSGVVSAAAEEVSRNVATVAAGAEQMGASIREISQNANEAARVAAQAVTEAETTNATVLKLGDSSREIGNVIKVITSIAEQTNLLALNATIEAARAGEAGKGFAVVANEVKELAQETARATEDIARRVEAIQGDTSGAVSAIGRISEIIGSINDFQLTIASAVEEQTATTNEMSRSVQEAAGGSTEIATNITGVSTAASSTTQALGQTRQAVDELSRMASDLRTSVARFSY; encoded by the coding sequence ATGAGCACCACAGCTCTCCCCTCTCGGCGGCTCGGGTGGTTCGCCGACCGACCGATCGGCGTCAAGATCGGGGCGGTCATCGCCCTGCTCGCCCTCGTCGTCCTCGGCACGAACGCCCTGGCGATCGGCCGGATCAACGAGATGCGTGACGGCCAGCAGGCCATCTACACCGAGAACCTGAAGCCGCTCAACTCCCTCTCCGCGGTCCAGCGGGCCACCGCGGCGCACCGCGCCCGCGTGCTCGAGTACGCCTTCTCCGACCCGGCCCGCCAGCAGGAGCTGATCGGGCAGATGGAGGAGAAGCAGGCCGACGTCGAGGCCGGCCTCACCGAGTACGAGCCCTACGTCGTCGACCAGGCCGCGATGGACAAGTACCTGGACGCCCGGGCCGCGCTGCTCCAGCTGCTGACCACGACCGCCTTCCCGCTCGGCGCCTCGGGCGACGTCGCCGGCTACGCGCAGCTGGTCAGGGAGACCATGCAGCCGTACTTCGACGACATCGCCGACGGCCTGGAAGAGGAGGGCATCGCCCAGTCCGAGCAGGCATCGGCGCGCAACGCCGCCGCCGCCGACCGGGCGAGCGACTCGGTCACGCTGCTGCTCACCGTCTCGATCGTCTCGATCGTCGTCGCCGCCGCCCTCGCGTTCCTGGTGGTCCGCCGGATCCTCGCGACGGTCGGCTCCGTGCAGCGCTCGGCCCAGGCGATGGCCGAGGGTGACCTGACCGTCCGCCCGGAGGTCCGGGACCGGGACGAGATCGGTCAGATGGCCGACTCGCTGGCCGCCGCCCAGGACAACCTGCGCTCGGTGATGGCTGCGGTCGTCGCCTCCTCCGACGCGGTGGCGGCGGCGTCGGAGGAGCTGTCGGCGTCCTCGGCGCAGATCTCCTCCTCGGCGGAGGAGACCTCGGCGCAGTCCGGGGTGGTCTCGGCGGCGGCGGAGGAGGTCAGCCGGAACGTGGCGACGGTGGCTGCGGGTGCGGAGCAGATGGGGGCCTCGATCCGGGAGATCAGCCAGAACGCGAACGAGGCGGCGCGGGTGGCGGCGCAGGCGGTGACGGAGGCGGAGACGACGAACGCCACGGTGCTGAAGCTGGGTGACTCCTCGCGGGAGATCGGCAACGTGATCAAGGTGATCACCTCGATCGCGGAGCAGACGAACCTGCTGGCGCTCAACGCCACGATCGAGGCCGCCCGTGCTGGTGAGGCGGGCAAGGGCTTCGCGGTGGTGGCCAACGAGGTGAAGGAGCTGGCGCAGGAGACCGCGCGGGCCACGGAGGACATCGCCCGTCGGGTGGAGGCGATCCAGGGCGACACCTCGGGTGCGGTGTCGGCGATCGGTCGGATCAGCGAGATCATCGGGTCGATCAACGACTTCCAGCTGACCATCGCTTCTGCGGTGGAGGAGCAGACGGCGACGACGAACGAGATGTCGCGGTCGGTGCAGGAGGCCGCCGGCGGCTCCACGGAGATCGCCACGAACATCACCGGGGTCTCCACCGCCGCCTCCTCGACCACGCAGGCGCTGGGGCAGACCCGGCAGGCCGTGGACGAGCTGTCCCGGATGGCCAGCGACCTGCGCACCTCGGTGGCCCGCTTCAGCTACTGA
- a CDS encoding methyl-accepting chemotaxis protein produces the protein MRSPTSTGPSGWFADRRLAVKFGIMIGVVVLAFAGLLTATMASNATVRDANHRLVQLDEAAELVLQLDTRASELKVDGLKALVSPTPTDQLVDVADDIATSEALLAQLREVPLTGDSAAAAEAVQTTFGDYQQALASFVEAAVADQVGMRARFEEIQAANDLTDGAVGAAKDALAAESEAAEAELDASITQADWTSGIVAAAGVVAILVICLLTQRALTRPLRRVQASLEAMATGDLTVETGIVARDEVGEMAVALGTAQEHLRAVIASVAASSDAVAAASEELSASSAQISSSAEETSAQSGVVSAAAEEVSRNVATVAAGAEQMGASIREISQNANEAARVAAQAVSEAEATTRTITQLGTSSQEIGAVVKAITSIAEQTNLLALNATIEAARAGEAGKGFAVVANEVKELAQETARATEDIARRVEAIQGDTSGAVSAIGRISEIIGSINDFQLTIASAVEEQTATTNEMSRSVQEAAGGSTEIATNITGVSTAASSTTQALGQTRQAVDELSRMASDLRGSVARFTW, from the coding sequence ATGCGCTCCCCCACCTCCACCGGCCCGTCGGGCTGGTTCGCCGACCGCCGGCTCGCCGTGAAGTTCGGCATCATGATCGGCGTCGTCGTCCTGGCCTTCGCCGGGCTGCTGACGGCCACGATGGCCTCGAACGCCACCGTCCGGGACGCCAACCACCGGCTGGTCCAGCTCGACGAGGCGGCCGAGCTGGTGCTGCAGCTGGACACCCGGGCCAGTGAGCTGAAGGTCGACGGTCTCAAGGCGCTGGTGAGCCCCACCCCGACCGACCAGCTGGTCGACGTGGCCGACGACATCGCGACGTCGGAGGCCCTGCTGGCCCAGCTCCGGGAGGTCCCCCTCACCGGCGACAGCGCCGCGGCGGCGGAGGCGGTGCAGACCACGTTCGGCGACTACCAGCAGGCGCTGGCGTCCTTCGTGGAGGCAGCCGTCGCCGACCAGGTCGGCATGCGGGCGCGGTTCGAGGAGATCCAGGCTGCCAACGACCTCACCGACGGGGCGGTCGGGGCGGCCAAGGACGCGCTGGCGGCGGAGTCGGAGGCCGCGGAGGCCGAGCTGGACGCGTCGATCACCCAGGCGGACTGGACCAGCGGCATCGTCGCGGCCGCCGGCGTGGTGGCCATCCTGGTCATCTGCCTGCTCACCCAGCGAGCGCTGACCCGGCCGTTGCGGCGGGTGCAGGCCTCGCTGGAGGCGATGGCGACCGGTGACCTGACGGTCGAGACGGGGATCGTGGCCCGGGACGAGGTCGGTGAGATGGCGGTCGCGCTGGGGACCGCCCAGGAGCACCTGCGCGCGGTGATCGCCTCGGTGGCGGCCTCCTCGGACGCGGTGGCGGCGGCGTCGGAGGAGCTGTCGGCGTCGTCGGCGCAGATCTCCTCCTCGGCGGAGGAGACCTCGGCGCAGTCGGGTGTGGTGTCGGCGGCGGCGGAGGAGGTGTCGCGGAACGTGGCCACGGTGGCGGCCGGTGCGGAGCAGATGGGTGCCTCGATCCGGGAGATCAGCCAGAACGCGAACGAGGCGGCGCGGGTGGCCGCGCAGGCGGTGAGCGAGGCGGAGGCCACCACGCGGACCATCACCCAGCTGGGCACCTCCTCGCAGGAGATCGGTGCGGTGGTGAAGGCGATCACCTCGATCGCGGAGCAGACGAACCTGCTGGCGCTCAACGCCACGATCGAGGCCGCGCGGGCCGGTGAGGCCGGGAAGGGCTTCGCGGTGGTGGCCAACGAGGTGAAGGAGCTGGCGCAGGAGACCGCGCGGGCCACGGAGGACATCGCCCGTCGGGTGGAGGCGATCCAGGGCGACACCTCGGGTGCGGTGTCGGCGATCGGTCGGATCAGCGAGATCATCGGGTCGATCAATGACTTCCAGCTGACCATCGCCTCTGCGGTGGAGGAGCAGACGGCCACGACGAACGAGATGTCGCGGTCGGTGCAGGAGGCCGCCGGCGGGTCCACGGAGATCGCCACGAACATCACCGGGGTCTCCACCGCGGCGTCCTCGACCACGCAGGCGCTGGGGCAGACCCGGCAGGCCGTGGACGAGCTGTCCCGGATGGCCAGCGACCTGCGGGGGAGCGTGGCCCGCTTCACCTGGTGA
- a CDS encoding methyl-accepting chemotaxis protein, with protein sequence MSVSPLARSGSWWGNRTVRTKILATVGVAGVVAAGIGVMGLDALGVSDESAQALYGDNLIGVVAATDLDALVADMRVNTRDVILSSDPTKAIAAVEGLGEEFGTVLDAYRTGTAQPAKLAVVDEIEAGMAQYLDLQRSVLGPLARERDYAAWGAANSAQVAPVVEQVREDIATLRDLESAQAEAAATGIHEEYLSQRTTAIVLIVAGVGLALALGWFVASGIARATGRVKDVAQGLAEGDLTRTSGLTTQDELGQMGQALDAAVTELRGVMASVVASSDAVAAASEELSASSAQISSSAEETSAQSGVVSAAAEEVSRNVATVAAGAEQMGASIREISQNANEAARVAAQAVTEAETTNATVLKLGDSSREIGNVIKVITSIAEQTNLLALNATIEAARAGEAGKGFAVVANEVKELAQETARATEDIARRVEAIQGDTSGAVSAIGRISEIIGSINDFQLTIASAVEEQTATTNEMSRSVQEAAGGSTEIATNITGVSTAASSTTQALGQTRQAVDELSRMASDLRGSVARFTY encoded by the coding sequence ATGTCCGTCAGCCCGTTGGCCCGCTCCGGTTCGTGGTGGGGCAACCGCACCGTCAGGACGAAGATCCTGGCCACCGTCGGGGTGGCCGGCGTCGTCGCGGCCGGGATCGGTGTCATGGGGCTGGACGCGCTGGGCGTCAGCGACGAATCGGCGCAGGCGCTCTACGGGGACAACCTGATCGGCGTCGTCGCCGCCACCGACCTGGACGCGCTGGTGGCGGACATGCGGGTGAACACCCGGGACGTCATCCTCAGCAGCGATCCGACCAAGGCCATCGCCGCCGTCGAGGGCCTGGGCGAGGAGTTCGGCACCGTCCTCGATGCCTACCGCACGGGCACCGCCCAGCCGGCGAAGCTGGCCGTCGTCGACGAGATCGAGGCGGGGATGGCGCAGTACCTCGACCTCCAGCGCTCGGTGCTCGGGCCGCTGGCCCGTGAGCGCGACTACGCGGCGTGGGGAGCGGCAAACTCGGCCCAGGTCGCGCCGGTCGTCGAGCAGGTGCGGGAGGACATCGCGACGCTGCGGGACCTGGAGTCTGCGCAGGCGGAGGCCGCCGCGACGGGGATCCACGAGGAGTACCTGTCCCAGCGGACCACCGCGATCGTCCTGATCGTCGCCGGCGTCGGCCTCGCGCTCGCCCTGGGCTGGTTCGTGGCCTCGGGGATCGCCCGCGCCACGGGACGGGTGAAGGACGTGGCCCAGGGCCTGGCCGAGGGGGACCTGACCCGGACCAGCGGGCTGACCACCCAGGACGAGCTGGGCCAGATGGGCCAGGCGCTCGACGCGGCCGTGACCGAGCTGCGCGGGGTGATGGCGTCGGTGGTGGCGTCCTCGGACGCGGTGGCGGCGGCGTCGGAGGAGCTGTCGGCGTCCTCGGCGCAGATCTCGTCGTCGGCGGAGGAGACCTCGGCGCAGTCCGGGGTGGTCTCGGCGGCGGCGGAGGAGGTCAGCCGGAACGTGGCGACGGTGGCTGCGGGTGCGGAGCAGATGGGGGCCTCGATCCGGGAGATCTCCCAGAACGCGAACGAGGCTGCGCGGGTGGCGGCGCAGGCGGTGACGGAGGCGGAGACGACGAACGCCACGGTGCTGAAGCTGGGTGACTCCTCGCGGGAGATCGGCAACGTGATCAAGGTGATCACCTCGATCGCGGAGCAGACGAACCTGCTGGCGCTCAACGCCACGATCGAGGCCGCCCGTGCTGGTGAGGCGGGCAAGGGCTTCGCGGTGGTGGCCAACGAGGTGAAGGAGCTGGCGCAGGAGACCGCCCGGGCGACGGAGGACATCGCCCGTCGGGTGGAGGCGATCCAGGGCGACACCTCGGGTGCCGTGTCGGCGATCGGTCGGATCAGCGAGATCATCGGGTCGATCAACGACTTCCAGCTGACCATCGCCTCTGCGGTGGAGGAGCAGACGGCGACGACGAACGAGATGTCGCGGTCGGTGCAGGAGGCCGCCGGCGGCTCCACGGAGATCGCCACGAACATCACCGGGGTCTCCACCGCCGCCTCCTCGACCACGCAGGCGCTGGGGCAGACCCGGCAGGCCGTGGACGAGCTGTCCCGGATGGCCAGCGACCTGCGGGGGAGCGTGGCCCGCTTCACCTACTGA
- a CDS encoding methyl-accepting chemotaxis protein, giving the protein MSAHSRTPANTRSWLRNRGIRTRVFTLSAVLLIGLAAVAITGIAGSARVGDLNDRATAAVGVQRAVEDARYDLLWAANWQNITAWRARVDGGAVAAAPDGDNVPNYEDGATGFEELFALDRDLLDDEARVSLDTIQENWTAMSAFNDQIFALWAQGRLDEGDAVSTGDKWDVFYVLDQAMTELVGSVDARVAETRAEAQAAESAMVRDMVLVALASVLLGAGLSFVVSGGIVRGVREIQTALERLAGRDLTVRLPVRGRDEMGQMSAALNTAAQTMADTVAEIVASADAVAASSEELSASSAQISSSAEETSAQSGVVSAAAEEVSRNVATVAAGAEQMGASIREISQNANEAARVAASAVTEAKTTTATITELGISSKEIGAVVKTITSIAEQTNLLALNATIEAARAGEAGKGFAVVANEVKELAQETARATEDIARRVEAIQGDTAKAIEAIGGISEVIGSINDFQLTIASAVEEQTATTNEMSRSVQEAAGGSTEIATNITGVSTAASSTTQALGQTRQAVDELSRMASDLRGSVARFTY; this is encoded by the coding sequence ATGAGCGCCCACTCGAGGACACCTGCGAACACGCGCAGCTGGCTGCGCAACCGGGGCATCAGGACCCGCGTCTTCACCCTGAGCGCCGTCCTGCTGATCGGCCTGGCGGCCGTCGCGATCACCGGGATCGCCGGATCGGCCCGGGTGGGGGATCTCAACGACCGGGCGACGGCCGCCGTGGGCGTCCAGCGTGCCGTCGAGGACGCCCGGTACGACCTCCTGTGGGCGGCCAACTGGCAGAACATCACCGCCTGGCGCGCCCGGGTCGACGGCGGCGCCGTCGCTGCTGCCCCCGACGGGGACAACGTGCCCAACTACGAGGACGGCGCCACCGGGTTCGAGGAGCTCTTCGCCCTCGACCGTGACCTGCTGGACGACGAGGCCCGCGTCAGCCTGGACACGATCCAGGAGAACTGGACGGCGATGAGCGCCTTCAACGACCAGATCTTCGCGCTCTGGGCGCAGGGGCGCCTCGACGAGGGGGACGCGGTCTCGACCGGGGACAAGTGGGACGTCTTCTACGTGCTCGACCAGGCGATGACCGAGCTGGTCGGCTCCGTGGACGCCCGGGTGGCGGAGACGCGCGCCGAGGCGCAGGCGGCCGAGTCGGCGATGGTCCGCGACATGGTGCTGGTGGCGCTCGCGTCGGTGCTGCTCGGGGCCGGCCTGTCCTTCGTGGTGTCCGGCGGCATCGTCCGCGGCGTCCGGGAGATCCAGACCGCACTGGAGCGGCTGGCCGGGCGTGACCTCACCGTGCGGCTGCCCGTCCGCGGTCGGGACGAGATGGGGCAGATGTCCGCGGCGCTGAACACGGCCGCGCAGACGATGGCCGACACGGTCGCCGAGATCGTCGCGTCCGCTGATGCGGTGGCGGCCTCGTCGGAGGAGCTCTCGGCGTCCTCGGCGCAGATCTCCTCCTCGGCGGAGGAGACCTCGGCCCAGTCGGGTGTGGTGTCGGCGGCCGCTGAGGAGGTGTCCCGGAACGTGGCGACGGTGGCTGCGGGTGCCGAGCAGATGGGGGCGTCGATCCGGGAGATCTCCCAGAACGCGAACGAGGCGGCGCGGGTGGCGGCCTCGGCCGTGACGGAGGCGAAGACGACGACGGCGACGATCACGGAGCTCGGCATCTCCTCCAAGGAGATCGGCGCGGTGGTGAAGACGATCACGAGCATCGCCGAGCAGACGAACCTGCTGGCGCTGAACGCCACGATCGAGGCCGCGCGGGCCGGTGAGGCGGGGAAGGGCTTCGCGGTGGTGGCCAACGAGGTGAAGGAGCTGGCGCAGGAGACGGCGCGGGCGACGGAGGACATCGCCCGTCGGGTGGAGGCCATCCAGGGGGACACCGCGAAGGCGATCGAGGCGATCGGTGGGATCAGCGAGGTGATCGGGTCGATCAACGACTTCCAGCTGACCATCGCCAGTGCGGTGGAGGAGCAGACGGCCACGACGAATGAGATGTCGCGGTCGGTGCAGGAGGCCGCCGGCGGGTCGACGGAGATCGCCACGAACATCACCGGGGTCTCCACCGCCGCCTCCTCGACCACGCAGGCGCTGGGGCAGACCCGGCAGGCCGTGGACGAGCTGTCCCGGATGGCCAGCGACCTGCGGGGGAGCGTGGCCCGCTTCACCTACTGA
- a CDS encoding protein-glutamate methylesterase/protein-glutamine glutaminase — translation MEQIRVMVVDDSVVVRKIVTDVLSEDPMITVVGTAPNGRLAVAKLEQLKPDLVTMDIEMPEMNGIEAVRAIRGGAGGQMHSRVPIIMFSTLTERGASATLDALSAGANEYVTKPANVGSVAQSMESVRQQLIPKIKALTGRPQTSGPAAAPVAAPVAVRPPVARTRAAKEPAVLVIGSSTGGPEALTKVLPLLPASLPVPVLLVQHMPPVFTRQFAQRLDRLCPLTVVEAVDGTPLAPGTVHIAPGDFHLTVGTSGAGRRTALNQAPPENFCRPAVDVLFRSAVAAYDGAVLGVVLTGMGSDGRIGSGQIRDAGGTVVAQDQATSVVWGMPGAVTQAGFADEVLPLGRVAEAIVRLLPTPRPAAGFAAARAAVPIGGRR, via the coding sequence GTGGAACAAATCAGGGTGATGGTCGTCGACGACTCCGTCGTCGTCCGCAAGATCGTGACGGACGTGCTGTCCGAGGACCCGATGATCACCGTCGTCGGCACGGCGCCGAACGGCCGGCTGGCCGTGGCCAAGCTCGAGCAGCTCAAGCCCGACCTGGTCACCATGGACATCGAGATGCCGGAGATGAACGGCATCGAGGCGGTGCGCGCCATCCGCGGCGGCGCCGGTGGTCAGATGCACAGCCGCGTGCCGATCATCATGTTCAGCACGCTGACCGAGCGCGGTGCCTCCGCGACCCTGGACGCGCTGTCGGCCGGCGCCAACGAGTACGTGACCAAGCCGGCCAACGTCGGCAGCGTCGCCCAGTCGATGGAGAGCGTGCGCCAGCAGCTCATCCCCAAGATCAAGGCCCTCACCGGCCGGCCGCAGACCAGCGGCCCCGCGGCCGCCCCGGTCGCGGCCCCGGTCGCCGTCCGCCCGCCGGTGGCGCGCACCCGCGCCGCCAAGGAGCCGGCGGTGCTGGTGATCGGCTCCTCCACCGGTGGCCCCGAGGCGCTGACCAAGGTGCTGCCGCTGCTGCCGGCCTCCCTGCCGGTGCCGGTGCTGCTGGTGCAGCACATGCCCCCCGTCTTCACCCGCCAGTTCGCCCAGCGCCTGGACCGGCTGTGCCCGCTCACCGTGGTGGAGGCCGTCGACGGCACCCCGCTGGCGCCCGGCACCGTGCACATCGCCCCCGGTGACTTCCACCTGACCGTCGGCACGAGCGGCGCCGGCAGGCGCACCGCGCTGAACCAGGCACCGCCGGAGAACTTCTGCCGGCCGGCCGTCGACGTCCTCTTCCGCTCCGCCGTGGCCGCCTACGACGGCGCCGTGCTCGGGGTCGTGCTCACCGGCATGGGCTCCGACGGTCGCATCGGCTCCGGGCAGATCCGGGACGCCGGCGGCACGGTCGTCGCCCAGGACCAGGCCACCTCCGTGGTCTGGGGCATGCCCGGTGCGGTCACCCAGGCCGGCTTCGCCGACGAGGTGTTGCCGCTGGGCCGGGTCGCCGAGGCGATCGTCCGGCTGCTCCCGACCCCCCGCCCGGCCGCCGGCTTCGCCGCTGCCCGTGCCGCTGTCCCGATCGGAGGCCGGCGATGA
- a CDS encoding CheR family methyltransferase has translation MTLTTTSFDWVRQLVHRESAIVLQPGKEYLVEARLLPMAQQRGLSGVSELVESVRNRPDPATTRRIVEALTTNETSWFRDGDPFTALTSTVLPQLVAARRPDERLQIWSAACSSGQEAYTIAMLLSDALPNATTRVSITATDLSQQMVERTRAGRFSQLEVNRGLPATMLVRHFTRSGNEWEIAPALRRMITASECNLAAPLPRMGPFDVVYLRNVLIYFDLPTKQAILTRVRQLMRPDGWLFLGAAETTLGVDENWERVVLGRGSAYRPRKGA, from the coding sequence ATGACCCTCACCACCACGAGCTTCGACTGGGTGCGCCAGCTGGTGCACCGGGAGAGCGCGATCGTCCTCCAGCCCGGCAAGGAGTACCTGGTCGAGGCCCGGCTGCTGCCGATGGCCCAGCAGCGCGGCCTGTCCGGGGTCAGCGAGCTCGTCGAGTCCGTCCGCAACCGCCCGGACCCGGCGACCACCCGGCGGATCGTCGAGGCGCTGACCACGAACGAGACGTCCTGGTTCCGCGACGGCGACCCGTTCACCGCGCTGACCAGCACGGTGCTGCCGCAGCTGGTGGCCGCCCGGCGTCCCGACGAGCGGCTGCAGATCTGGTCGGCGGCCTGCTCCAGCGGGCAGGAGGCGTACACGATCGCCATGCTGCTGTCCGACGCGCTGCCCAACGCCACCACCCGGGTGTCGATCACCGCGACCGACCTGTCCCAGCAGATGGTCGAGCGCACCCGCGCCGGCCGGTTCAGCCAGCTGGAGGTCAACCGGGGGCTGCCCGCCACCATGCTGGTGCGGCACTTCACCCGCAGTGGCAACGAGTGGGAGATCGCCCCGGCGCTGCGCCGGATGATCACCGCGAGCGAGTGCAACCTCGCCGCCCCGCTGCCGCGGATGGGCCCCTTCGACGTGGTCTACCTGCGGAACGTCCTCATCTACTTCGACCTGCCCACCAAGCAGGCGATCCTGACCCGAGTCCGCCAGCTCATGCGCCCCGACGGGTGGCTGTTCCTCGGTGCTGCGGAGACCACCCTCGGGGTCGACGAGAACTGGGAGCGGGTCGTCCTCGGCCGCGGCTCCGCCTACCGCCCGCGAAAGGGAGCCTGA
- a CDS encoding response regulator, whose protein sequence is MRALVIDDSRAMRRIVGSILKDFGYEVREAGDGRQALDALQEGKAEGWVPDLCCIDWNMPVMDGLQFVMATRANPDFRQVTLMMVTTESETGQIVKALAAGAHEYLIKPFTADALRDKLALLGLLPEEVSA, encoded by the coding sequence GTGCGAGCTCTGGTGATCGACGATTCCCGCGCCATGCGGCGCATCGTCGGCAGCATCCTCAAGGACTTCGGATACGAGGTGCGTGAGGCCGGGGACGGCCGGCAGGCCCTCGACGCGCTGCAGGAGGGGAAGGCCGAGGGCTGGGTCCCCGACCTGTGCTGCATCGACTGGAACATGCCGGTGATGGACGGGCTGCAGTTCGTCATGGCCACCCGCGCCAACCCCGACTTCCGCCAGGTGACGCTGATGATGGTCACCACGGAGAGCGAGACCGGCCAGATCGTCAAGGCGCTGGCCGCCGGCGCGCACGAGTACCTGATCAAGCCGTTCACCGCCGACGCGCTCCGCGACAAGCTGGCGCTGCTCGGCCTGCTCCCCGAGGAGGTGTCCGCGTGA
- a CDS encoding chemotaxis protein CheX — MSLQEAQPITALLDQATVQSIADEIWPALVGDGEAFVPVPVAPPAEVVSAWVTISGPWDGAVVLTCAPATAEALAESVLMTRPPTVVDDEDVADALGELANVLGGNIKSVLPGPSSLGLPQIGPAPTTGRLDDVCRVNGQWRGQSLTITVQGATEALHPSGTEVPQ; from the coding sequence GTGAGCCTGCAGGAAGCCCAGCCGATCACCGCGCTGCTGGACCAGGCGACGGTGCAGAGCATCGCCGACGAGATCTGGCCCGCCCTGGTCGGTGACGGCGAGGCGTTCGTGCCCGTCCCCGTCGCACCGCCGGCCGAGGTGGTCAGCGCGTGGGTGACGATCAGCGGCCCGTGGGACGGCGCCGTCGTCCTCACCTGCGCACCGGCGACCGCCGAGGCGCTCGCCGAGAGCGTCCTGATGACCCGGCCGCCCACGGTCGTGGACGACGAGGACGTCGCCGACGCGCTCGGCGAACTCGCCAACGTGCTCGGCGGCAACATCAAGTCGGTCCTGCCGGGGCCCTCCAGCCTCGGCCTTCCCCAGATCGGTCCCGCCCCCACCACCGGGCGGCTGGACGACGTCTGCCGCGTCAACGGTCAGTGGCGCGGACAGTCCCTGACCATCACCGTGCAGGGCGCCACCGAGGCGCTGCACCCGAGCGGAACTGAGGTGCCGCAGTGA
- a CDS encoding response regulator translates to MKILVTDDSRVMRQIVIRTLRQAGYDDHDIVEAVDGRDAFDKVGSEKPDLVLSDWNMPEMTGIECLEALRASGSQVPFGFVTSEGSPEMREKAANAGALFLIAKPFNEDTFKDALDGVIS, encoded by the coding sequence GTGAAGATCCTGGTGACCGACGACAGCCGTGTCATGCGGCAGATCGTGATCCGCACGCTCCGCCAGGCGGGCTACGACGACCACGACATCGTCGAGGCCGTCGACGGACGCGATGCGTTCGACAAGGTCGGCTCCGAGAAGCCCGACCTGGTCCTCTCGGACTGGAACATGCCCGAGATGACCGGCATCGAGTGCCTGGAGGCGCTGCGTGCCTCGGGGTCGCAGGTGCCCTTCGGCTTCGTGACCTCGGAGGGCTCGCCGGAGATGCGGGAGAAGGCGGCCAACGCCGGCGCCCTCTTCCTCATCGCCAAGCCGTTCAACGAGGACACCTTCAAGGACGCCCTGGACGGGGTGATCTCGTGA